A genomic window from bacterium includes:
- a CDS encoding pentapeptide repeat-containing protein, whose protein sequence is MRSLAVALALVSALSLPSSALAASYLRTDGSIVDPILSVDAGAHPYAGIDLAPGADLHGVDLQGAQLYLAALGGANLTGSILRGADLVDADLTHAALAGADLRDADLTVARFAGADLTGATLGGDNGFGAHLSDADLTGVVWTDSLLDEVVLNGTILSFGDLRGWRAWGIGAQGAAFDNANLDGARLGLIAPGADFTNATLRGVAFEQLIGFPAPSLRDALLVDSDLAGASFSAEGGFGQIDLEGADLSGAILRDVVGLGNTSGAAFYDVDTDFANAWVDLGGTIPFDPVAAGWTLVPEPGTAVLIGLGLVGLARSRPRRAPEPGRRSRARGPGRAPGRESPRS, encoded by the coding sequence ATGCGCTCGCTCGCTGTCGCTCTCGCTCTGGTTTCGGCTCTCTCGCTCCCGAGCTCGGCCCTCGCTGCGTCCTATCTGCGTACGGACGGCTCGATCGTCGATCCGATCCTGTCGGTCGACGCCGGAGCGCACCCGTACGCGGGGATCGATCTCGCGCCGGGTGCCGACCTCCACGGAGTGGACCTTCAAGGGGCACAGCTCTACCTGGCGGCTCTCGGGGGAGCGAATCTCACGGGCTCGATCCTTCGCGGAGCAGATCTCGTCGACGCCGACCTGACCCACGCTGCGCTCGCGGGGGCCGACCTCCGCGACGCGGACCTCACGGTGGCGAGATTCGCGGGCGCGGATCTCACCGGCGCGACGCTCGGAGGCGACAACGGGTTCGGCGCACACCTGTCCGACGCCGACCTGACCGGCGTCGTGTGGACCGACTCCCTGCTGGACGAAGTCGTGCTGAACGGAACGATTCTGTCGTTCGGCGATCTTCGAGGGTGGCGCGCATGGGGCATCGGCGCGCAGGGGGCGGCCTTCGACAACGCGAATCTCGATGGCGCGCGGCTCGGTCTGATCGCGCCCGGGGCGGACTTCACCAACGCGACGCTGCGCGGGGTTGCGTTCGAACAGCTCATCGGGTTCCCGGCGCCGAGTCTTCGCGACGCGCTCCTCGTGGACAGCGACCTCGCGGGCGCCTCGTTCAGCGCCGAAGGGGGCTTCGGGCAGATCGATCTGGAGGGAGCGGATCTGTCGGGCGCGATCCTGCGCGACGTCGTCGGCCTCGGGAACACCTCGGGTGCGGCGTTCTACGACGTCGACACGGACTTCGCCAACGCCTGGGTCGATCTCGGCGGGACGATTCCGTTCGATCCGGTCGCTGCCGGCTGGACATTGGTTCCGGAGCCCGGCACCGCTGTTCTGATCGGCCTCGGGCTGGTCGGATTGGCGCGCTCGCGTCCGCGTCGAGCGCCGGAACCGGGACGACGATCGCGCGCTCGCGGTCCCGGGCGAGCGCCGGGGCGAGAGAGCCCACGATCCTGA
- a CDS encoding PhoX family phosphatase: MAVDDEIVNRSENRPFEDVLNVHLSRRKMMKGTLATAATGFLASSSVAKAVGDDEQDGRQGRRTRIGFTPAENAGGPDPTISADYEYSVLIPWGLPLFPGVAELDPTDVTSNGAANQERQIGCGHDGMAFFGDPDKKRSGRPSSDRGVLCINHEYGINDRVLRKSLPESLDEVRNSQAVHGVSVVELARKNGRWDAVVPGGRNRRITPNTPVEFSGPAAGSPLLETAAGNPGAGTVNNCANGRTPWGTYLTCEENFNGYFGANDEAWAATPEQARYGFSAFGFAYGWHLFDERWDLGNADYRNEENRFGYVVEIDPNRPLDKPVKRTALGRFKHESVEIVIGRGRRIVAYMGDDQRFDYVYKFVSADNYRRMLRKGKSPLDEGTLYVARFNDDGTGDWLPLTPDNPALAGWTEDEIAVYTRLAADAVGATPMDRPEWITRGRRQEMFCALTNNTQRTEPNAANPLAPNPDGHILRWRDEDRFTGTKFEWDIFVLAQDTRVENGGDESFTFSDPDGLWADPFGRLFIQTDGGQPFGNNQMVVADIRRHEFKRIFSGVAGDEITGITTTPDYETMFINTQHPGGNGGDPTVSNFPVPGAGGPEVPRAATFVITRKKGGVIGS; this comes from the coding sequence ATGGCTGTCGATGACGAGATCGTGAACCGGTCGGAGAACCGACCTTTCGAAGATGTGCTGAACGTCCACCTTTCCCGCCGCAAGATGATGAAGGGCACCCTCGCCACGGCGGCGACGGGCTTCCTCGCTTCGTCGAGCGTCGCGAAGGCGGTCGGGGACGACGAGCAGGACGGCCGCCAGGGGCGACGCACGCGCATCGGCTTCACGCCCGCCGAGAACGCGGGCGGTCCGGATCCGACGATCTCGGCGGACTACGAGTACTCGGTGCTGATTCCCTGGGGCCTCCCGCTCTTCCCGGGCGTTGCGGAGCTCGATCCGACGGACGTGACCTCGAACGGCGCGGCGAATCAGGAGCGACAGATCGGTTGTGGCCACGACGGCATGGCCTTCTTCGGTGATCCCGACAAGAAGCGCTCCGGCCGTCCTTCGAGCGATCGTGGCGTGCTCTGCATCAACCACGAGTACGGCATCAACGATCGCGTGCTTCGCAAGTCGCTGCCCGAGAGCCTCGACGAGGTGCGCAACTCGCAGGCCGTCCATGGCGTGTCCGTCGTCGAGCTCGCCAGGAAGAACGGACGATGGGACGCGGTCGTCCCGGGCGGTCGGAACCGGCGGATCACGCCCAATACGCCGGTCGAGTTCAGCGGTCCCGCGGCGGGGAGCCCGCTGCTCGAGACGGCCGCCGGGAACCCGGGCGCGGGCACGGTGAACAACTGCGCGAACGGCCGGACGCCCTGGGGCACCTACCTCACCTGCGAGGAGAACTTCAATGGCTACTTCGGGGCGAACGACGAGGCCTGGGCGGCCACGCCCGAGCAGGCGCGGTACGGCTTCAGCGCTTTCGGCTTCGCCTACGGATGGCATCTCTTCGACGAGCGCTGGGATCTCGGCAACGCCGACTACCGGAACGAGGAGAACCGCTTCGGGTACGTCGTCGAGATCGATCCGAACAGGCCGCTCGACAAGCCCGTCAAGCGGACCGCGCTCGGACGCTTCAAGCACGAGAGCGTGGAGATCGTGATCGGTCGGGGGCGCCGGATCGTCGCCTACATGGGCGACGACCAGCGCTTCGACTACGTCTACAAGTTCGTGTCCGCGGACAACTACCGTCGGATGCTGCGCAAGGGCAAGAGCCCCCTCGACGAGGGCACGCTCTACGTCGCGCGCTTCAACGACGACGGGACCGGCGACTGGCTGCCGCTCACCCCGGACAACCCGGCGCTCGCCGGTTGGACCGAGGACGAGATCGCGGTCTACACCCGGCTCGCCGCGGACGCCGTCGGTGCGACGCCGATGGATCGGCCGGAGTGGATCACCCGCGGTCGGCGCCAGGAGATGTTCTGCGCGCTGACCAACAATACCCAGCGAACCGAGCCGAACGCGGCGAATCCCCTCGCGCCGAATCCGGACGGCCACATCCTCCGTTGGCGGGACGAGGATCGCTTCACGGGCACGAAGTTCGAATGGGACATCTTCGTCCTCGCGCAGGACACCCGGGTCGAGAACGGAGGCGACGAGTCGTTCACGTTCTCGGATCCCGATGGCCTCTGGGCGGATCCCTTCGGACGTCTCTTCATCCAGACGGATGGCGGGCAGCCCTTCGGCAACAACCAGATGGTCGTCGCCGACATCCGCCGTCACGAGTTCAAGCGGATCTTCTCGGGCGTCGCTGGAGACGAGATCACCGGGATCACGACGACGCCGGACTACGAGACGATGTTCATCAACACCCAGCACCCCGGCGGCAACGGCGGCGACCCGACGGTCAGCAACTTCCCCGTGCCCGGCGCGGGCGGTCCCGAGGTCCCCCGCGCGGCGACCTTCGTGATCACACGCAAGAAGGGAGGCGTGATCGGCTCCTGA
- a CDS encoding AAA family ATPase, translating into MEHLHHFGLTQDPFSNEPDLRFFFESGSHRDAQRRVERGLRQHKGLTLLTGDGGMGKTLLARRILDALEEEVFEAALLVMLPGAADAKSILQRFARQLGCEEPADDRAGLLAQIYEQLAIVREDGRHAVLMIDDAQIMTPDVFAELAGLLNLEYEDRRLVSMLFVGSSELDRLVQNDSSIMPRVDVRVRLQPLDMANAAAYLKHRLDAVGGDAAAVPAPAMEALFKFGRGRPRLLNTLADNALFEAYLGGRSAIDATDVERAAADLGIGPDPGTTYSQLSAAPVPPAPALAETPAAGTIPDDVAGAPAAGPVLDLDDGGVDDFVLAPEMAAPAVTPTLDLDEGLEDALEDAATPIAGAPPATPVAEMPVSSLEFDSDPPSVTQYPVDPPVRDAAAEAAGTSVAHAEILEAELTPLDDADGEPIDDAFVELIEE; encoded by the coding sequence GTGGAACATCTCCATCACTTCGGTCTGACCCAGGATCCCTTCAGCAACGAACCGGACCTGCGCTTCTTCTTCGAGAGCGGCAGCCACCGCGACGCCCAGCGCCGCGTCGAGCGCGGGCTTCGTCAGCACAAGGGCCTCACGCTGCTGACCGGCGACGGCGGCATGGGCAAGACCCTCCTCGCTCGCCGCATCCTCGACGCGCTCGAGGAAGAGGTCTTCGAGGCCGCGCTGCTCGTGATGCTTCCCGGTGCTGCGGACGCGAAGAGCATCCTCCAGCGCTTCGCGCGCCAGCTCGGCTGTGAAGAGCCCGCCGACGATCGCGCGGGACTCCTCGCTCAGATCTACGAGCAGCTCGCGATCGTCCGCGAGGACGGGCGCCACGCCGTGCTCATGATCGACGACGCCCAGATCATGACGCCGGACGTGTTCGCCGAGCTCGCGGGTCTGCTCAACCTCGAGTACGAGGATCGCCGTCTCGTCTCGATGCTCTTCGTCGGCTCCTCGGAGCTCGACCGGCTCGTCCAGAACGACTCGAGCATCATGCCCCGGGTCGACGTGCGCGTGCGACTCCAGCCCCTCGACATGGCGAACGCCGCCGCCTACCTGAAGCATCGTCTCGACGCGGTCGGCGGGGACGCGGCGGCCGTTCCGGCGCCGGCGATGGAGGCGCTCTTCAAGTTCGGTCGTGGACGCCCGCGCCTGCTCAACACCCTCGCCGACAATGCGCTCTTCGAGGCGTATCTCGGCGGTCGAAGCGCGATCGACGCGACGGACGTCGAGCGCGCGGCCGCCGATCTCGGGATCGGTCCCGACCCGGGGACGACCTACAGCCAGCTCTCGGCCGCTCCCGTGCCGCCGGCGCCCGCGCTCGCCGAAACGCCCGCGGCGGGAACGATCCCGGACGACGTGGCGGGGGCACCGGCTGCGGGCCCCGTGCTCGATCTCGACGACGGCGGCGTCGACGACTTCGTGCTCGCGCCGGAGATGGCGGCACCGGCCGTGACTCCGACCCTCGATCTCGACGAAGGGCTCGAGGATGCGCTGGAGGACGCGGCCACGCCGATCGCGGGCGCACCCCCCGCGACGCCGGTGGCCGAGATGCCGGTCTCCTCGTTGGAGTTCGATAGCGATCCGCCGTCGGTCACCCAGTATCCCGTCGACCCGCCGGTCCGCGACGCGGCCGCCGAGGCCGCGGGAACGTCGGTCGCCCACGCCGAGATCCTCGAGGCGGAGCTCACGCCGCTGGACGACGCCGACGGAGAGCCGATCGACGACGCGTTCGTGGAGCTGATCGAGGAGTAG
- a CDS encoding DUF3313 domain-containing protein, producing the protein MRTRSDLLRTAFVLPLLVALGCALPGPVVEMGENADVTFDGLHRVRGARAGQRVWVKPDMDLSSYSELILIGAGFHYKRPPKRARGEYALNERQMDFVREELASSIREELIARGDWTLADRPGPEALVLRGAIIDFVLTTAPEQPTRGATYSASVGAATLVIEVFDSQSREILARIVDRRGLEHDDVTGWRNDPISNAAAARRTFRHWARKLANALEKAHSMPIPQESVGD; encoded by the coding sequence ATGCGCACCCGAAGCGATCTCTTGCGAACGGCCTTCGTCCTGCCTCTCCTCGTCGCCCTCGGCTGTGCATTGCCGGGACCCGTGGTCGAGATGGGCGAGAACGCCGACGTCACGTTCGACGGACTGCACCGCGTGCGCGGTGCTCGAGCGGGCCAGCGCGTCTGGGTGAAGCCGGACATGGATCTCTCGAGCTACTCCGAGCTGATCCTGATCGGCGCCGGGTTCCACTACAAGCGCCCCCCCAAGCGGGCGCGCGGCGAGTACGCGTTGAACGAGCGGCAGATGGATTTCGTGCGCGAGGAGCTCGCGAGCTCGATCCGGGAGGAGCTGATCGCGCGAGGAGATTGGACCCTCGCCGACCGGCCCGGCCCCGAAGCACTCGTGCTCCGAGGCGCGATCATCGACTTCGTCTTGACGACCGCTCCGGAGCAGCCGACCCGCGGAGCCACCTACAGCGCGTCCGTCGGCGCAGCAACGCTCGTCATCGAGGTCTTCGACTCGCAGTCTCGGGAGATCCTGGCACGGATCGTCGACCGGCGAGGCCTCGAGCACGACGACGTCACGGGCTGGCGAAACGATCCGATCTCGAACGCGGCCGCGGCGCGACGCACGTTCCGTCACTGGGCGCGCAAGCTGGCGAATGCGCTCGAGAAGGCCCACTCGATGCCGATCCCCCAGGAATCGGTCGGCGACTGA